The stretch of DNA GGGCTTACCGGCCATCGGGCGATATGCGAACTCGTCGTCGGCGTCGAGGAACGATTCGAATCCGACCAGCGGCATAACCGCGCTGTAGTAACGCCTAGCGGCGTCCAGGTCGGGAACATTGATGCCGATGTGTCCCAGCATCTTGCGACGCTAACAGCAGACCGCGGGGTCGGCCGTCCACGGCAACAATGGCACACTGGTCAACGACGAGGCCCCTGACCTGCGGTCTGGGGGCCGTAACCGCAAGACGACACGAAAGACACCTCCGCCATGGGCGAAATGACCCTCTTCCTGCCCCTCATCATCATTTTGGGCGCATTCATGTTCTTCGCCTCGCGCAAACAGAAGAAGGCGATGCAGGCGACCATCGACCTGCACGAGTCGCTCGCCATCGGGGACCGCGTGCACACCACCTCGGGCCTGGAGGGGACTATCACCGGCATCACCGATGACAGCGTCCACCTGCAGATCGCCCCCGGCGTCGTCACCACCTGGATGAAGCTCGCGGTGCGCGACCGCATCGTCGACGACGTCGAGGACGATGACACCGACGACGCCGATGCCGACTACGAGGCTCGCGAATCGAACGCGACCGAGATCACCGAGAGC from Mycobacterium sp. JS623 encodes:
- the yajC gene encoding preprotein translocase subunit YajC, with the protein product MGEMTLFLPLIIILGAFMFFASRKQKKAMQATIDLHESLAIGDRVHTTSGLEGTITGITDDSVHLQIAPGVVTTWMKLAVRDRIVDDVEDDDTDDADADYEARESNATEITESPNTKTDG